From the genome of Arvicola amphibius chromosome 9, mArvAmp1.2, whole genome shotgun sequence, one region includes:
- the LOC119823531 gene encoding collagen alpha-1(II) chain-like produces the protein MAPGDPMAPSGPDGTRGPDGTSRTRWHLQDPMAPGDPMAPPGPDGTRGPDGISRTRWHQGTRWHLQDPMAPGDPMAPGDPMAPPGPDGTRGPDGTRGPDGTRGPDGTFRTRWHQGTRWHQGTQWHQGTRWHLQDPMAPGDPMAPGDPMAPGDPMAPPGLHRHFHSHTA, from the coding sequence ATGGCACCAGGGGACCCGATGGCACCTTCAGGACCCGATGGCACCAGGGGACCCGATGGCACCTCCAGGACCCGATGGCACCTCCAGGACCCGATGGCACCAGGGGACCCGATGGCACCTCCAGGACCCGATGGCACCAGGGGACCCGATGGCATCTCCAGGACCCGATGGCACCAGGGGACCCGATGGCACCTTCAGGACCCGATGGCACCAGGGGACCCGATGGCACCAGGGGACCCGATGGCACCTCCAGGACCCGATGGCACCAGGGGACCCGATGGCACCAGGGGACCCGATGGCACCAGGGGACCCGATGGCACCTTCAGGACCCGATGGCACCAGGGGACCCGATGGCACCAGGGGACCCAATGGCACCAGGGGACCCGATGGCATCTTCAGGACCCGATGGCACCAGGGGACCCGATGGCACCAGGGGACCCGATGGCACCAGGGGACCCGATGGCACCCccaggcctccacaggcactttcACTCACATacagcatag